One window of Nocardia nova SH22a genomic DNA carries:
- a CDS encoding serine/threonine-protein kinase encodes MARPEGDATAAFDPTVHTEPQPIGERPDAPEPGDGVQPGVRIDDFDLLLELGHGAFAKVFLARQRSMQRLVAVKISADHGIEPQTLAQLDHESIVRVYDQRVLPDRGLKLLYMQYVPGGTLSSVLQRVRATPPQRRTGQLLLDAVDQALEDKGEIPTSGLRARDEVAALSWPETVAWLGRRLAEALAYAERRGVLHRDIKPANVLLSADGAPKLADFNISFSDHVAGSSPATYFGGSLAYMSPEHLEASHPHLPGTIDDLDTRSDIYALGVMLWELLTGQRPFPRIEAADSQDSIEQLLELRRRPIAPRFLDDLPPDCPPSLRRVLLTCLEPDRADRWAGGAELAQQFELCLDPRARNLVDAPPHGHRLSGPLWPIPILAVAIAVPNIAAAWYNYYYNKTLIVAKLTPEVQQSFHDVAQVLYPLAIVVATALILYTARHLLRISVGLHRGRDYPDATLTRTRIDALHLGNRVAGIAFVFWFLGGVLFPVMLSLVAGGVPRGTYAHFLLSLVVCGAVALAYPYFAITWYVVRFLYPLFLAHGRSDAADVEHLRLLARRAGFFLTVAAAVPLVGVTGVTFLPAADIESIVWAVRILCVGGIVGFVLAYLLYGVIEKDLQALERVAAASEPKP; translated from the coding sequence ATGGCTCGACCAGAGGGCGATGCCACCGCGGCGTTCGATCCGACGGTGCATACCGAGCCGCAGCCGATCGGCGAGCGGCCGGACGCCCCCGAGCCCGGGGACGGCGTCCAGCCCGGCGTCCGGATCGACGATTTCGATCTGCTGCTGGAGCTGGGCCACGGTGCGTTCGCCAAGGTGTTCCTGGCACGACAGCGGTCGATGCAGCGACTGGTCGCGGTCAAGATCTCCGCTGATCACGGCATCGAACCGCAGACCCTCGCCCAGCTGGATCACGAGTCCATCGTCCGGGTGTACGACCAGCGGGTACTGCCCGATCGCGGGCTGAAGCTGCTGTATATGCAGTATGTGCCGGGCGGGACGCTGTCGTCGGTGTTGCAGCGGGTCCGCGCGACACCGCCACAACGGCGCACCGGGCAGCTGCTGCTCGACGCGGTCGACCAAGCGCTGGAGGACAAGGGCGAGATACCGACCTCCGGCCTGCGCGCCCGCGACGAGGTGGCGGCGCTGTCGTGGCCCGAGACGGTGGCCTGGCTGGGACGTCGGCTCGCCGAAGCGCTCGCCTACGCCGAACGGCGCGGGGTGCTGCATCGCGACATCAAACCGGCGAATGTGCTGCTGTCGGCCGACGGCGCACCCAAATTGGCCGATTTCAACATCAGCTTCAGCGATCACGTCGCGGGCAGCAGTCCGGCGACGTATTTCGGCGGATCGCTGGCCTACATGTCGCCCGAACACCTCGAGGCGAGCCATCCGCATCTGCCCGGCACGATCGACGACCTCGACACCCGCAGCGATATCTACGCCCTCGGCGTGATGCTGTGGGAGCTGTTGACCGGGCAGCGGCCGTTTCCCCGGATCGAGGCCGCCGATTCCCAGGACTCGATCGAGCAGCTGCTGGAGTTGCGCCGCCGGCCGATCGCGCCGCGTTTTCTCGACGATCTTCCGCCCGACTGTCCGCCCTCGCTGCGCCGCGTACTGCTGACCTGTCTGGAGCCGGACCGGGCCGATCGGTGGGCCGGCGGCGCGGAACTCGCGCAGCAGTTCGAGCTGTGCCTGGACCCGCGGGCCCGGAATCTGGTCGATGCGCCGCCGCACGGTCACCGATTGAGCGGGCCGTTGTGGCCGATACCGATTCTCGCGGTAGCGATCGCCGTCCCGAACATCGCAGCAGCTTGGTACAACTACTACTACAACAAGACGTTGATCGTCGCGAAGCTCACGCCCGAGGTGCAGCAGTCCTTCCACGATGTCGCCCAGGTGTTGTATCCGCTGGCCATCGTCGTCGCCACCGCGCTGATCCTCTACACCGCGCGCCATCTGCTTCGGATATCCGTGGGACTTCACCGTGGCCGGGACTATCCCGACGCGACGCTGACCCGGACGCGCATCGACGCGTTGCACCTCGGAAACCGGGTGGCCGGAATAGCTTTCGTGTTCTGGTTTCTCGGCGGCGTGCTGTTTCCGGTCATGCTGAGTCTCGTCGCCGGGGGCGTTCCCCGCGGCACCTACGCGCATTTCCTGCTGTCGCTGGTCGTGTGCGGTGCGGTCGCCTTGGCATACCCCTACTTCGCGATCACCTGGTACGTGGTGCGATTCCTGTACCCGCTGTTCCTGGCGCACGGACGCTCCGACGCGGCCGATGTCGAACATCTGCGCCTGCTCGCCCGGCGCGCCGGTTTCTTCCTCACCGTGGCCGCCGCGGTGCCGCTGGTCGGCGTCACCGGGGTCACGTTCCTGCCGGCGGCCGATATCGAATCCATCGTGTGGGCGGTGCGCATCCTGTGTGTCGGCGGCATCGTCGGGTTCGTGCTGGCCTATCTGCTCTACGGCGTCATCGAGAAGGATCTCCAAGCGCTCGAACGTGTCGCCGCCGCGTCCGAACCGAAGCCCTGA
- a CDS encoding DUF4142 domain-containing protein produces the protein MRSPHRLLLTTAVAAGIGLATPVVGNAAPPPLAPQDQQFLVAAHQGNLAEIASGARAAAMGSCTQVRDIGAMFVADHSRLEAVGGEVAVANGVALPLSPSPDQVQQMTDTDRKTGHDFDLAWLHMQEGFHTQTLQAVTAEQADGAAPQVTAVADGAAPVVEHHLALIRDALSVC, from the coding sequence ATGCGATCACCTCACCGTTTGTTGCTGACGACCGCTGTCGCCGCGGGTATCGGTCTCGCGACGCCCGTGGTCGGCAATGCGGCGCCGCCGCCGCTGGCGCCGCAGGACCAGCAGTTCCTCGTCGCGGCCCATCAGGGCAATCTCGCCGAGATCGCGTCCGGTGCGCGTGCGGCGGCGATGGGCAGCTGCACGCAGGTCCGCGATATCGGCGCGATGTTCGTCGCCGATCACAGCCGCCTCGAGGCCGTGGGCGGGGAGGTGGCCGTGGCGAACGGAGTCGCGCTGCCGTTGTCGCCGAGTCCGGATCAGGTCCAGCAGATGACCGATACCGACCGCAAGACAGGACACGACTTCGATCTGGCCTGGCTGCACATGCAGGAGGGCTTCCACACCCAGACGCTGCAGGCCGTCACGGCCGAACAGGCGGATGGTGCGGCGCCGCAGGTCACGGCGGTCGCCGATGGCGCGGCCCCGGTCGTCGAACATCACCTCGCCCTGATCCGCGACGCGTTGAGCGTGTGCTGA
- a CDS encoding YybH family protein, giving the protein MSVDTHGRRPKAAVVETDQDVAPAAITRVFERLEAALAAKDATAFDSIFTDDVVFINPAGSVFPNWEELHAYHLTAMRNSPDAQAHYEILAVRRLAGGHAIVTVEQTLRTPDFSITNRGTWVFTERDGSWWVCAVHNTNVAGRARANS; this is encoded by the coding sequence ATGAGTGTCGATACACACGGCAGGCGTCCGAAGGCCGCCGTCGTCGAAACGGATCAGGACGTCGCGCCGGCCGCGATCACGAGGGTGTTCGAACGTCTCGAGGCTGCCCTCGCGGCGAAGGACGCCACCGCGTTCGACAGCATCTTCACCGACGACGTGGTTTTCATCAATCCGGCGGGCTCGGTCTTTCCGAACTGGGAAGAACTGCACGCCTACCATCTGACCGCGATGCGGAACAGCCCGGATGCCCAGGCGCACTACGAGATCCTGGCCGTGCGGCGCCTCGCCGGTGGGCACGCGATCGTCACTGTCGAGCAGACGCTGCGGACACCGGATTTCTCGATCACCAACCGCGGAACATGGGTTTTCACGGAGCGAGACGGCAGCTGGTGGGTCTGTGCGGTGCACAACACCAATGTGGCCGGAAGGGCACGGGCGAATTCCTGA
- a CDS encoding TetR/AcrR family transcriptional regulator, which translates to MGADSGAERRVYAGLTMQQRVERRRAALVDAAIVVVAEQGWRQLTVERICESAGLIRRYFYESFADLDALTVAVIDTLAEQLLTLVVRNDLTAPRAELIHTMVDEVVNYGVEHPNNVRVLFGEMAATDAAAQRRRAAIGRIVQVLASDGRTIHHVDDPTIDLTASLLVNGSIATLLDWLDGTIAMTQRQFIDDMAALWLRTTDNAIARFDEAS; encoded by the coding sequence GTGGGTGCCGATTCAGGCGCAGAACGGCGCGTCTATGCCGGTCTGACCATGCAGCAGCGGGTCGAACGCCGACGTGCCGCACTCGTCGACGCGGCGATTGTCGTTGTCGCGGAACAAGGTTGGCGCCAGCTGACCGTCGAGCGCATCTGCGAATCGGCCGGCTTGATCCGGCGCTACTTCTACGAAAGTTTCGCCGACCTCGACGCCCTCACCGTCGCCGTAATCGACACCCTGGCCGAACAGCTACTCACCCTGGTGGTCCGCAACGACCTGACCGCCCCACGCGCGGAACTGATCCACACGATGGTGGACGAGGTCGTGAACTACGGCGTCGAACATCCGAACAACGTTCGCGTGTTGTTCGGCGAGATGGCGGCGACCGACGCCGCCGCACAACGCCGCCGGGCCGCGATCGGCCGAATCGTGCAGGTCCTCGCCTCCGACGGCCGGACCATCCACCACGTCGACGACCCCACGATCGACCTGACGGCTTCCCTGCTGGTGAACGGCAGCATCGCCACACTGCTCGACTGGCTCGACGGAACGATCGCGATGACACAGCGGCAGTTCATCGACGACATGGCGGCGCTGTGGCTGCGGACCACCGACAATGCCATCGCACGGTTCGACGAAGCCTCATAG